From the Spiroplasma alleghenense genome, one window contains:
- the uvrA gene encoding excinuclease ABC subunit UvrA encodes MNKDVIKVKGAREHNLKNVEIEIPKNKLVIFTGLSGSGKSSLAFNTIYAEGRRRYIESLSAYARQFLGGNEKPDVDSIEGLSPAISIDQKTTSHNPRSTVGTVTEVYDYLRLLYARVGTPFCINGHGEIKASSIKEVVESIQKETAIDEQVFILAPIVVDKKGSFKDRLEKLRAEGFIRVQIDGAIINLDEEIDLDKNTRHNIDIVVDRLIFQDDEEIKSRIYSAIEVGLKYANGLIKVHYPNKDKLEKLFSTIYSCKVCGFSIADMEPRLFSFNAPQGACSDCTGLGINLEPDQDLIIPDKTVSISDGGIVYYKNIIAKDNIEWQRFKILCDHYYIDLEAPIQQLTPKQKEMILWGSDEPIESKIKSSGGNTFESFDYIEGVASLIQRRYMETKSEESRKWYAKFMASKTCKTCKGARLNSTALAIKINNLSINDFTNLAIDEELDFLLNIKLNPNQEKIANLVLKEIVSRISFLNEVGLSYLNLSRTATTLSGGEAQRIRLAKQIGSQLTGILYVLDEPSIGLHQRDNDKLIATLKHLRDLGNTLIVVEHDEDTMRASDWIVDIGPGAGIHGGEIVFQGTVEDIVRDEKSLTGRYLSGRDSIPLPKNTRGGNGKKIEIIGASENNLQNIDVTIPLNKFITITGVSGSGKSTLMEDIIYKSLKKTLHNEQIKPGAHKSIKGLENIDKVIYVSQEPIGKTPKSNPATYTSVFDDIRDLYTETTEAKIRGYKKGRFSFNVPGGRCENCQGDGIITISMQFMPSVEVVCEVCDGKRYNEQTLQVLFKGKNIFDVLSMSVEEAAVFFENIPQIKNKLDTILEVGLGYIKLGQNAKTLSGGEAQRIKLSTFLLKKQTGKTLFLLDEPTTGLHIDDVKRLLAVLNRLVDLGNTVLTIEHNLDFIKVSDYIIDLGPGGGTGGGRVVVTGTPEQVIKSETSYTAQYLRKYLERD; translated from the coding sequence ATGAATAAAGATGTTATTAAAGTAAAAGGTGCTCGTGAGCATAACTTAAAAAATGTTGAAATTGAAATTCCAAAAAATAAATTAGTTATTTTTACAGGACTTTCTGGAAGTGGTAAATCTTCGTTAGCGTTTAATACAATTTATGCTGAAGGGCGTCGCCGATATATTGAATCGCTTTCTGCTTATGCGCGTCAATTTTTAGGGGGTAATGAAAAACCTGATGTTGATTCAATTGAGGGACTAAGTCCAGCGATCTCAATTGATCAAAAAACTACTTCACATAATCCTCGTTCAACTGTAGGAACAGTAACAGAAGTTTATGATTACCTTCGTTTGCTTTATGCAAGAGTGGGGACTCCATTTTGTATAAATGGTCATGGTGAAATTAAAGCGTCTTCCATAAAAGAAGTTGTTGAATCAATTCAAAAGGAAACCGCTATTGATGAGCAAGTATTTATTTTAGCACCAATTGTGGTCGATAAAAAAGGAAGCTTTAAGGATCGCTTAGAAAAATTAAGAGCCGAAGGATTTATTCGAGTTCAGATTGATGGAGCAATAATTAATTTAGATGAAGAAATTGATTTAGATAAAAATACCCGTCACAACATTGATATAGTTGTAGATAGATTAATTTTTCAAGACGACGAAGAAATCAAGTCAAGGATTTATTCTGCAATTGAAGTTGGTTTAAAATACGCAAACGGACTAATTAAAGTTCACTATCCCAATAAAGACAAGCTAGAAAAATTGTTTTCAACAATTTATTCATGTAAAGTTTGTGGCTTTAGTATTGCTGATATGGAACCAAGACTATTCTCATTTAATGCCCCACAAGGAGCTTGTTCTGATTGTACTGGTTTAGGAATTAATTTAGAACCCGACCAGGATTTAATAATTCCTGATAAGACTGTTTCAATTTCAGATGGAGGAATTGTTTATTATAAAAATATTATTGCCAAAGACAATATTGAATGACAACGCTTTAAAATTTTATGTGATCACTACTACATTGATTTAGAAGCTCCAATTCAACAGTTAACCCCAAAGCAAAAAGAAATGATTCTTTGAGGAAGTGATGAACCAATTGAATCAAAAATTAAATCTTCGGGAGGAAATACTTTTGAGTCGTTTGATTATATTGAAGGGGTTGCAAGCTTAATTCAAAGAAGATATATGGAAACCAAGTCTGAGGAGAGCCGTAAGTGATATGCTAAATTCATGGCTTCAAAAACTTGCAAAACTTGTAAGGGGGCTCGTCTTAATTCAACTGCTTTAGCTATAAAAATAAATAATCTTTCAATAAATGATTTCACTAACTTAGCAATCGATGAAGAATTGGATTTCTTGTTGAATATTAAATTAAATCCAAATCAAGAAAAAATTGCTAACCTAGTTTTGAAAGAAATTGTTTCAAGAATTAGTTTTTTAAATGAAGTTGGTCTAAGTTACTTGAACTTATCACGAACTGCCACCACTCTTTCTGGGGGAGAAGCTCAAAGGATTCGTCTAGCCAAACAAATCGGTTCGCAGTTAACAGGAATTTTATACGTTTTAGATGAACCATCAATTGGTTTACACCAAAGAGATAATGATAAATTGATTGCTACCTTAAAGCACTTGCGTGATTTGGGTAACACTTTAATTGTGGTTGAACATGATGAAGATACAATGCGCGCTAGTGATTGAATTGTTGACATTGGTCCGGGTGCTGGAATTCATGGAGGAGAAATTGTTTTTCAAGGAACTGTAGAAGACATTGTCAGAGATGAAAAATCTTTAACAGGAAGATACTTAAGTGGTCGTGACTCAATTCCATTACCAAAAAATACTCGCGGAGGTAATGGGAAAAAAATTGAAATTATTGGAGCTAGTGAAAATAATTTACAAAATATTGATGTAACGATTCCGCTAAATAAATTTATTACTATCACGGGAGTTAGTGGAAGTGGTAAGTCTACCTTAATGGAAGACATTATTTATAAAAGTTTAAAGAAAACTTTACACAATGAGCAAATCAAACCAGGAGCTCATAAATCAATTAAAGGGTTAGAAAATATTGATAAAGTAATTTATGTTTCTCAAGAACCAATTGGTAAAACTCCAAAATCAAACCCAGCAACTTATACTTCTGTATTTGATGATATTAGAGACTTGTATACAGAAACCACTGAAGCTAAAATTCGTGGTTATAAAAAAGGACGATTTAGTTTTAATGTTCCTGGGGGACGATGTGAAAATTGTCAAGGAGATGGAATTATAACAATCTCGATGCAATTTATGCCAAGTGTAGAAGTTGTTTGTGAGGTTTGTGATGGAAAACGTTACAACGAGCAAACTCTTCAAGTTCTATTTAAAGGTAAAAATATCTTTGATGTTCTAAGCATGAGTGTTGAAGAGGCTGCAGTATTTTTTGAAAATATTCCTCAGATTAAAAATAAGCTTGATACAATTTTAGAAGTAGGTTTAGGATATATTAAACTAGGACAAAATGCAAAAACTTTATCTGGGGGAGAAGCACAACGAATCAAACTCTCAACATTTTTACTAAAAAAACAAACAGGTAAAACATTATTTCTATTAGATGAACCAACTACGGGTTTACATATCGATGATGTTAAAAGATTGTTAGCGGTTTTAAATCGATTAGTTGATTTGGGAAATACTGTCTTAACAATTGAACATAATTTAGATTTTATTAAAGTTTCAGACTATATAATTGACTTGGGACCTGGAGGAGGAACTGGAGGTGGCCGTGTTGTTGTAACCGGAACACCAGAACAAGTAATAAAAAGTGAGACTAGTTACACTGCGCAATATTTGAGAAAGTATTTAGAACGTGATTAG
- a CDS encoding glutamate ligase domain-containing protein: MISVSENFIPKFQEASKKNLREILEKHKNFQNQYPVINVVGTNGKGSTSYFTSQGLKPYYSKIGLFISPAFLYQNERIQINNECISDSNFKKILKKFEKDINDNKLNFFEIYTLIAMWYFFENKVDIAVIEAGIGGVLDTTNLFENQIATVLTTVGLDHEEILGYNVKEIINQKIGIAKKGFVVISPDNKKYFKLIKYKLQKVDLPLFQSKIYYEDKTYQKNNKGLVLKLFEVLKLDFDLTIFNNQGLFGRLTVLNKSPKLIIDGAHNVKGIQALIKTSKIISKNFEVIFASSWKKNFHKEIKILRKNFKNIYFAEFNEIENWNFEKKYQVIDWKEKIKNNIKNNQDTLVCGSLYFVPIVYQWFITEG; this comes from the coding sequence GTGATTAGTGTTAGTGAAAATTTTATTCCTAAGTTTCAAGAAGCAAGTAAAAAAAATTTAAGAGAAATTTTAGAAAAACATAAAAATTTTCAAAACCAATATCCAGTTATTAATGTTGTTGGCACAAACGGGAAGGGCTCGACAAGTTATTTTACTTCTCAGGGTTTAAAACCTTATTATTCAAAAATTGGTTTGTTCATTTCTCCTGCCTTTCTTTATCAAAATGAAAGAATTCAAATAAATAACGAATGCATCAGTGATTCTAATTTTAAAAAAATTTTAAAAAAATTTGAAAAAGATATTAACGATAACAAACTTAATTTTTTTGAAATTTATACTTTGATTGCAATGTGATATTTTTTTGAAAATAAAGTCGACATTGCTGTGATTGAAGCTGGAATCGGGGGCGTGCTTGATACAACAAATTTATTTGAAAACCAAATTGCAACGGTTTTAACCACTGTAGGATTAGACCATGAAGAAATTTTAGGTTATAACGTCAAAGAAATTATTAATCAAAAAATTGGTATTGCTAAAAAGGGTTTTGTAGTCATCAGTCCTGATAATAAAAAATATTTTAAACTTATTAAATATAAATTGCAAAAAGTTGATTTGCCATTGTTCCAATCAAAGATTTATTACGAAGATAAAACTTATCAAAAAAATAATAAAGGATTAGTTTTAAAACTGTTTGAAGTGTTAAAATTAGATTTTGATTTAACGATTTTTAATAATCAAGGATTATTTGGAAGATTAACAGTACTGAACAAATCTCCAAAATTAATTATTGATGGGGCTCACAATGTCAAAGGTATCCAAGCCTTAATAAAAACAAGTAAAATAATATCTAAAAACTTTGAAGTTATTTTTGCTAGTTCTTGGAAAAAAAATTTTCATAAGGAAATAAAAATCTTACGAAAAAATTTTAAAAATATTTATTTTGCCGAGTTTAACGAAATTGAAAACTGAAATTTTGAAAAAAAATATCAAGTGATTGACTGAAAAGAAAAAATAAAAAATAATATAAAAAATAATCAAGACACATTAGTATGTGGTAGCCTCTACTTTGTACCAATTGTTTATCAATGATTTATTACGGAGGGATAG
- the hprK gene encoding HPr(Ser) kinase/phosphatase encodes MFYIFTTLGAAMGILIFFLLALWIEKWNFRRLTIKVIAILSLLTAMSVVLTNFISYSFPFFGGAIILALGDWIIFLTGMTFGPLSGVIVGICTDLTGTMINLSGQFHLGFMMIKVLLGFSGSLVFLFRKNNFIYLKVLLIYSICYTLTSLVLNPIWLYAIGWGNAVFVHFVAKLIKLPFGIAVYPLIAFLSFTVIVKIIKDWSENEVWCFRRGKINFFGKIMLKRKLSLKKGEVKMNKLKIKNLVDHFELEVISGKEHLDNVIEVYGLNRAGLELAGYVEKDVQKRRVVLFSNKENNYIHGFTEAEREKKYLEMLKDKIPAVIITEKFDDNILVKTTNKLGIPLLKVSGQTTSEFTQQILGFYDDYFAPSEEFHGSLVNIYGKGVMIMGKSGIGKSEITIELVKKNHLFVGDDRIVAIRKSSKIYGKSHEILNNLVEVRGIGIVDIAQTNGYQVILDETEIELVIDLIKFGENGVDDTDRLGNEYDTKNILGVKIPHIRIPVSSGRNIANIIETAVAQLKIKESGNWVSPTKIIANRIEKTNQND; translated from the coding sequence TTGTTTTACATATTCACTACTTTGGGAGCTGCTATGGGAATTTTAATTTTTTTTCTGCTTGCGCTTTGAATTGAAAAATGAAATTTTAGACGTCTAACAATCAAAGTGATTGCTATCCTCTCTTTATTAACAGCAATGTCAGTAGTTTTAACAAATTTTATCAGTTATAGTTTTCCTTTTTTTGGTGGAGCTATAATTTTAGCATTAGGAGACTGAATTATTTTTCTAACAGGAATGACATTTGGTCCACTTTCGGGAGTAATTGTGGGAATTTGCACTGATTTAACCGGAACAATGATTAATTTGTCTGGACAATTTCATCTTGGCTTCATGATGATTAAAGTTTTGTTGGGTTTTTCAGGATCATTAGTATTTTTGTTTCGAAAGAATAATTTTATATACTTAAAAGTTTTGTTAATTTATTCAATATGTTACACATTAACATCTTTAGTATTAAATCCAATATGGCTATATGCAATTGGTTGAGGTAATGCTGTATTTGTTCATTTTGTTGCGAAGTTAATAAAATTGCCTTTTGGAATTGCTGTCTACCCCCTAATTGCATTTTTGTCATTTACTGTAATAGTCAAAATTATTAAGGATTGAAGCGAAAATGAAGTTTGATGTTTTCGTCGTGGAAAGATTAATTTTTTTGGTAAAATAATGTTAAAGAGAAAATTGTCTTTGAAAAAAGGAGAAGTAAAAATGAATAAACTAAAAATAAAAAATCTTGTAGACCATTTTGAATTAGAAGTAATTTCGGGGAAAGAACATTTAGATAATGTAATTGAGGTTTACGGTTTAAATCGTGCAGGTCTTGAATTAGCAGGTTATGTTGAAAAAGATGTTCAAAAACGTCGTGTTGTCCTATTTTCAAATAAAGAAAATAATTATATTCACGGTTTTACAGAGGCTGAAAGAGAAAAAAAATATTTAGAAATGCTGAAAGATAAAATCCCAGCAGTTATAATAACTGAAAAGTTTGATGATAATATTCTTGTCAAAACTACCAACAAACTTGGGATTCCCTTATTAAAGGTTAGTGGTCAAACAACAAGTGAGTTTACCCAACAAATTTTAGGTTTTTATGATGATTACTTTGCTCCAAGCGAAGAATTTCACGGTTCTTTAGTCAACATTTACGGTAAGGGCGTAATGATTATGGGAAAATCAGGAATTGGAAAATCAGAAATAACAATTGAATTGGTTAAGAAAAATCATTTATTTGTTGGAGATGATCGTATTGTGGCCATCAGAAAATCAAGTAAAATTTATGGTAAAAGTCATGAAATTTTAAATAATCTTGTTGAAGTTCGCGGAATTGGGATTGTTGACATTGCTCAGACTAACGGCTATCAAGTTATTTTAGATGAAACTGAAATTGAACTAGTGATTGACTTAATAAAATTTGGGGAAAATGGTGTTGATGACACTGATAGACTAGGAAATGAATACGATACCAAAAACATTCTAGGTGTTAAAATTCCTCATATCAGAATCCCTGTTTCATCAGGTAGAAATATTGCCAATATTATTGAAACCGCTGTTGCCCAACTAAAAATTAAAGAAAGCGGCAATTGAGTGAGTCCAACCAAAATAATTGCTAATCGAATTGAAAAAACCAATCAAAATGATTAA
- a CDS encoding prolipoprotein diacylglyceryl transferase family protein, with product MINFLSNIPNPGDQVDKWLEQGQNDPYLWGWMPIYPIFIFLGVMAVLIASVIKFRMRKIPLYDLGIGIFVVIPAGIIGASVLGKFNIIYNNWKVWELFYFWQPGMSIFGGLIFGGAAGFAWFHKRAQHYQISTWVYSDCILPNVLLGQAIGRWGNLYNHEILGKPTSLESLQKWLPDWIVNKLWYVQNPNPGALETDPWFIEYREPLFLYESIACLLLFVLITFLIANLGRLFSKKPWKIYPQEFPNNFNKQLKWAKKEELQLWETQRAIVYKERINNEVSELKLSWWESWNKAYYLKVLDNERIAYFSELENIEQSNLKRKELKLEKSLQLQKNELDSNKQSYLKKLKKVKTSTEKKELEKKYKLKVREIKQSYRQQIKELKRETNWFRNTWNQDCKDLYQANNPDNYFVIHCGVVSSSYLVGYMIIRWVLETRRTDAELVLKHLFAMDMVLFAILTTFSLVLLVFAQFISPYKWRKINWLYEKSY from the coding sequence ATGATTAATTTTTTAAGTAATATTCCAAATCCTGGAGACCAAGTTGATAAATGACTAGAACAAGGACAAAACGATCCCTATTTATGAGGATGAATGCCAATTTATCCAATTTTCATTTTTTTAGGAGTAATGGCTGTTTTAATTGCTTCGGTGATAAAATTTCGTATGCGCAAAATTCCTCTTTATGATTTGGGAATTGGAATTTTTGTTGTTATTCCAGCAGGAATAATTGGAGCTAGTGTTTTAGGTAAATTTAATATCATATATAATAACTGAAAAGTTTGGGAGTTATTTTATTTTTGACAACCAGGAATGTCAATTTTTGGTGGTTTAATTTTTGGAGGAGCCGCGGGTTTTGCCTGATTTCATAAAAGAGCTCAGCATTATCAAATATCAACTTGAGTTTACTCTGATTGTATCTTACCAAATGTTTTACTCGGACAAGCAATAGGGCGATGAGGTAACCTATATAATCATGAAATATTAGGAAAACCAACAAGTTTGGAAAGTCTTCAAAAATGATTGCCTGATTGAATTGTCAATAAATTGTGATATGTTCAAAATCCAAATCCTGGAGCATTAGAAACAGATCCTTGATTTATTGAATATCGCGAACCACTATTCTTATATGAATCCATCGCTTGTCTATTATTGTTCGTCTTGATCACATTTTTAATTGCCAACTTGGGTAGATTATTTTCAAAAAAACCTTGAAAAATTTATCCTCAGGAATTTCCGAATAATTTTAATAAGCAATTAAAGTGAGCTAAAAAAGAAGAACTACAACTTTGAGAAACCCAAAGAGCCATTGTTTATAAAGAAAGAATAAATAATGAAGTTAGCGAACTTAAATTGAGTTGATGGGAAAGTTGGAATAAAGCTTATTATTTGAAAGTTTTAGACAATGAGAGAATCGCTTACTTTTCAGAATTGGAAAATATCGAACAATCTAATTTGAAGCGTAAAGAGTTAAAGCTTGAAAAATCTCTACAATTACAAAAAAATGAGTTAGATTCAAATAAACAAAGTTACTTAAAAAAACTCAAAAAAGTTAAAACTAGTACTGAAAAAAAAGAGTTAGAAAAAAAATATAAATTAAAGGTCAGAGAAATCAAACAAAGTTATCGACAACAAATTAAAGAGCTTAAACGAGAAACGAACTGATTTAGAAATACTTGAAATCAAGATTGCAAGGATCTTTATCAAGCCAATAACCCGGATAACTACTTTGTTATCCATTGTGGAGTGGTGAGTTCATCTTATTTAGTGGGCTATATGATTATAAGATGGGTTCTAGAAACCAGAAGAACGGATGCTGAACTTGTTTTAAAACACCTTTTTGCTATGGATATGGTATTATTTGCTATTTTAACTACATTTTCGCTTGTGCTGCTGGTATTTGCTCAATTCATTTCGCCTTATAAGTGGAGAAAAATTAATTGACTTTATGAAAAATCATATTAA
- a CDS encoding prolipoprotein diacylglyceryl transferase, producing the protein MVDWVFNERDWKIWNDGWIQEVYGGWFRVYAFTMTLGVIAAILFSAYKFWRKDLQLTQLAIGAVPIVICSLFGASFFGKLNSGGKTDFSNPSEVWRLFQFWQGGMAIHGGVFVGAFVGIIIFYFMGRRTHVSVWTYMDAIIPNILIGQGIGRWGNFFNHEITGPPIGLASETNLWWLPNFITRNTQAVYIGLNNKPPINGIHLENGQLYQLNPIFIYEAFWLIVAWAVITFVIPHFLKWFQKRPENISMSKLNVELKNEYFNTFANALGEFQFTNFGGWKYDRLFYFNISSYGMKNYDSVKSRLDKSRSNKEIGYLSYRWKMGQALEEANNPYRIKVIRSGVEAGAYFFSWNLVRFILELQRPSNHLFIQNDKTLSLIVIGITGLIGLIVMALCQFVVPYLFRKTGYSYEKDYFKVINLKNVESINPEVANKKNNVRKSKEIKAQEKLEKLKQKAK; encoded by the coding sequence ATGGTCGATTGAGTATTTAATGAAAGAGATTGAAAAATATGAAATGACGGTTGAATCCAAGAAGTTTATGGTGGTTGGTTTAGGGTTTATGCATTCACTATGACTCTTGGAGTAATCGCTGCAATTCTTTTTTCAGCTTACAAATTTTGAAGAAAAGATCTTCAATTGACTCAATTGGCAATTGGAGCCGTTCCGATTGTTATTTGTTCGCTATTTGGGGCAAGTTTCTTTGGTAAGCTAAATTCCGGAGGGAAAACTGATTTCTCCAATCCATCAGAAGTATGAAGGTTATTTCAATTTTGACAGGGTGGTATGGCAATTCACGGAGGTGTTTTTGTCGGAGCATTTGTAGGAATAATAATATTTTATTTTATGGGTCGAAGAACTCATGTTTCTGTATGAACCTATATGGATGCGATTATTCCAAATATTTTAATAGGTCAAGGAATTGGTAGATGAGGTAACTTCTTTAATCATGAAATTACGGGTCCGCCAATTGGCCTGGCTTCAGAAACTAATTTGTGATGGTTACCGAACTTTATAACAAGAAATACACAAGCAGTTTATATAGGCTTAAATAATAAGCCGCCAATAAATGGAATACATCTTGAAAACGGACAACTTTACCAATTAAATCCAATATTCATTTATGAAGCTTTTTGATTAATTGTTGCTTGAGCTGTCATTACTTTTGTGATTCCCCACTTCTTAAAGTGATTTCAAAAAAGACCAGAAAATATTTCAATGTCTAAACTAAATGTTGAATTAAAAAACGAATACTTCAATACATTTGCTAATGCATTGGGTGAATTTCAATTTACAAATTTTGGTGGTTGAAAATACGATCGTCTATTTTACTTTAATATTTCAAGCTACGGAATGAAAAATTATGATTCAGTTAAGTCGAGATTAGACAAATCTCGAAGTAATAAAGAAATTGGTTACTTGTCTTATAGATGAAAGATGGGACAAGCTCTAGAAGAAGCCAACAATCCATACAGAATAAAAGTTATAAGATCAGGAGTTGAAGCCGGAGCCTATTTCTTTTCTTGGAACCTAGTTAGATTTATTTTGGAACTACAAAGACCATCAAACCACTTATTTATCCAAAATGATAAAACTTTATCTCTTATTGTTATTGGGATCACTGGTTTAATTGGATTAATAGTAATGGCTTTATGTCAGTTTGTTGTGCCATATTTATTTAGAAAAACAGGATATTCTTATGAAAAAGACTACTTTAAAGTAATTAATTTAAAAAATGTTGAGTCAATCAATCCTGAAGTTGCTAATAAAAAAAATAATGTCCGTAAATCAAAAGAAATCAAAGCTCAAGAAAAACTTGAAAAATTAAAACAAAAAGCTAAGTAG
- the whiA gene encoding DNA-binding protein WhiA: MSFALEVKEEIVTHTFTEQQKKAFLCGFIKYNGEIIISDNKSRLILTTISNRIARTIISFIKNFYEGEILISIIQSQKLKKSKTFQITLKDKVFEFLFNFNIYNTNKSGKIIEVEETFRNNTSLLRAYISGVFIAVGSVNSPETSNYHLELQFGEEVSTSVFNELLKPLGFDFKTIKRKSKFVSYIKKSTVVSDFLKLIDAPNSVMKFENQRISRDMLNNINRMINIDISNQAKTLDAGQRQAMQIKNLKEKGYFRFLSDKAKFLANVRLERPEATFSELEEILNNNNIPISKSGVSNLFRNIEKIYKNSQEGKNEKG; the protein is encoded by the coding sequence GTGTCTTTTGCTCTAGAAGTTAAAGAAGAAATTGTGACCCATACGTTCACAGAACAACAAAAAAAGGCGTTTCTGTGCGGCTTTATAAAATATAATGGCGAGATTATTATTTCAGATAATAAATCTCGTTTAATTTTAACAACCATTAGTAACAGAATTGCTCGAACAATAATTAGTTTTATAAAAAATTTCTATGAAGGCGAAATTTTGATATCAATTATACAGTCTCAAAAACTTAAAAAAAGCAAAACTTTTCAAATTACACTAAAAGATAAAGTTTTTGAATTTTTATTTAATTTTAATATTTACAACACTAATAAAAGTGGTAAAATAATTGAGGTGGAAGAAACCTTTAGAAATAACACAAGTTTATTAAGGGCTTATATTTCGGGGGTCTTCATTGCAGTAGGAAGTGTTAATTCCCCGGAAACTAGCAATTACCATTTAGAATTGCAGTTTGGAGAAGAAGTTTCAACAAGCGTTTTTAACGAACTACTAAAGCCACTGGGTTTTGATTTCAAGACTATAAAAAGAAAGTCAAAATTCGTTAGCTATATTAAAAAATCAACAGTTGTTTCAGACTTTCTTAAGTTAATAGATGCTCCTAATTCGGTAATGAAGTTTGAAAATCAGAGAATTTCAAGAGATATGTTGAACAATATCAATCGTATGATAAATATAGATATTTCTAACCAGGCAAAAACTCTCGATGCCGGTCAAAGACAGGCAATGCAGATAAAAAATTTGAAAGAGAAAGGTTATTTTAGATTTTTATCCGATAAAGCTAAGTTTTTAGCAAATGTCAGATTAGAGAGACCCGAGGCAACATTTTCTGAGCTAGAGGAAATACTAAATAATAACAATATCCCCATTTCTAAATCAGGGGTAAGTAATTTATTTAGAAACATAGAAAAAATTTATAAAAATAGTCAAGAGGGAAAAAATGAAAAAGGATAA
- a CDS encoding helix-turn-helix domain-containing protein encodes MKKDNVISILSENMKELRMKANITQEELSFRSGLHRNYISDTERGTRNISIKAVEKIAQGLEVPVEDLFVNKNK; translated from the coding sequence ATGAAAAAGGATAACGTTATTTCAATTTTAAGTGAAAACATGAAAGAATTGAGAATGAAAGCCAATATAACTCAAGAAGAATTGAGTTTCCGTTCAGGTTTACACAGAAACTATATTTCAGATACTGAAAGAGGTACCCGTAATATATCAATTAAAGCAGTTGAAAAAATTGCTCAAGGACTAGAAGTTCCAGTAGAGGATCTATTCGTTAATAAAAACAAATAG
- a CDS encoding rhodanese-like domain-containing protein yields the protein MQFIEAILKFFGRIFTGNSFRSKYRVKKIKHLPKILKSDKWQVIDIRPGASFETSHLIDSINIDHLTFKLRYFKKLDRNKKILLINEDYRSHLEIYQTLDKRRIKSYILVGGYKEVRVTGFLDKYTTFKTS from the coding sequence ATGCAATTTATTGAAGCAATTTTGAAGTTTTTTGGAAGAATATTTACTGGTAATTCATTCAGAAGCAAATACAGAGTTAAAAAAATTAAGCACTTACCTAAAATTTTAAAATCAGATAAATGGCAAGTTATTGATATTCGGCCTGGAGCAAGCTTTGAAACTAGTCACTTAATAGATAGTATTAATATTGATCATCTGACATTTAAATTGAGGTATTTTAAGAAGCTTGATAGAAATAAAAAAATTTTATTAATAAACGAGGATTATAGAAGCCATCTAGAAATTTATCAAACTTTAGATAAGCGCCGAATTAAATCTTATATTCTGGTTGGAGGTTACAAAGAAGTCAGAGTAACCGGATTCTTAGACAAATACACAACATTCAAAACATCATAA
- the secG gene encoding preprotein translocase subunit SecG, whose product MQAHEWQNTLIMVFEIFAMIIALIMIAVGLIQNKKSQTGLSALNGGNDELFSNSKERGLDKTMSIWMFSLGIALFVITIIICILTNTILK is encoded by the coding sequence ATGCAAGCGCACGAATGACAGAATACATTAATAATGGTTTTTGAAATTTTTGCTATGATAATAGCTTTAATTATGATAGCTGTAGGATTAATTCAAAATAAAAAATCTCAAACAGGATTGAGCGCACTTAATGGGGGAAATGATGAATTGTTCTCTAACTCAAAAGAGCGCGGTTTAGATAAAACTATGTCAATATGAATGTTTTCTCTTGGAATTGCCTTGTTTGTAATAACCATTATTATTTGTATACTTACGAACACTATTCTTAAATAA